In the genome of Aspergillus flavus chromosome 8, complete sequence, one region contains:
- a CDS encoding asparagine synthetase: MCGIGAFLDFHNHSQPVSHQQLESEIDNGLDFIKHRGPDARGKWVNADGRVGLGHIRLSIVDPSPSGNQPFHDSQGDIHAVVNGELYDHERYREQLASEFDFKGNSDCEIVIALYKHYGASFLSHLRGEFALVLWDAKRELFFAARDRYGIKSLYYTLVNNRLLVATEMKSFLAFGWKPEWCIRSLRSLSWQHGSNTFFKGVYNIRPGHYLLSQSFGPLEQTEYWDCEFPDKRALEPRSEEEIILGLRKHLLEAVKLRLRADVPAGVYLSGGLDSTAVAGMVSHLMKNGERLGNNPDGLKSQLHCFTVQFDRDSGYDESDVAERTATWLGANCHLVPVDEAVLAAGFEDTIWFSESPLPDLCGVGKLALAEAVHKEGIKVVLTGEGADEHFGGYSYLRLDALAEPDPSWPAAQFPESERLQMHEKLYRQVDSSGSVGRVESAERMLNGSFYGQEMAYFNFLPFASWTDLYASVPPHTALAESFSGSTRDRMMNKWHLLHTSEYISIKTFLSTFILRNAGDNVDMVHQVESRPPFLDHRVTEYANQIPPSLKMSVDPVSKTFRDKHILREAVKPFIPDEIYSRPKRSYAAPVRYPKDGPLCQLFNQLVTEENVKKLGFVDWGKAKGNLHRAFEGSDDMAFRFTLTLAQFVVLMQRFGVATCCPSPNALS; encoded by the exons ATGTGTGGAATTGGGGCATTTCTGGATTTCCACAATCACTCTCAACCAGTGAGCCATCAACAGCTTGAGTCTGAAATTGATAATGGGCTCGACTTCATAAAACACAGAGGGCCAGATGCTCGAGGAAAATGGGTCAATGCAGACGGCCGTGTGG GGCTCGGCCACATTCGTCTGTCTATAGTTGATCCAAGCCCCAGCGGAAATCAGCCTTTTCATGATTCTCAGGGTGACATTCATGCGGTCGTCAACGGCGAGCTGTATGATCATGAACGCTATCGGGAGCAACTAGCATCAGAGTTTGACTTCAAGGGAAATAGTGACTGTGAAATTGTCATCGCCTTGTATAAGCACTATGGCGCGTCCTTTTTATCGCACCTGAGGGGCGAGTTTGCCTTGGTCCTCTGGGATGCGAAGAGAGAGTTGTTCTTTGCTGCACGCGATCGGTATGGTATCAAGTCACTTTATTACACCCTCGTCAACAATCGCCTTTTAGTCGCAACTGAGATGAAATCGTTCTTGGCCTTTGGATGGAAGCCTGAATGGTGTATTCGGAGTTTACGGTCGCTTTCGTGGCAACATGGATCAAACACCTTTTTCAAAGGCGTATATAAT ATTCGACCGGGTCACTACCTCCTCAGTCAGAGCTTCGGTCCATTGGAGCAAACCGAATACTGGGACTGTGAGTTCCCCGACAAG AGAGCCTTGGAACCGCGTTCGGAAGAGGAAATAATTCTGGGACTTCGGAAGCATCTTCTGGAGGCTGTGAAGCTCCGTCTACGGGCTGATGTGCCGGCCGGTGTTTACCTGAGTGGCGGGTTAGACTCCACCGCCGTGGCTGGGATGGTCTCCCACTTGATGAAGAACGGAGAACGCCTTGGGAATAACCCCGATGGGTTGAAGTCGCAGCTGCATTGCTTTACAGTGCAGTTTGACCGGGATAGTGGGTATGATGAGTCTG ATGTCGCCGAACGTACCGCTACTTGGCTTGGCGCTAATTGTCATCTCGTGCCCGTCGATGAAGCTGTCCTTGCCGCAGGGTTTGAAGATACCATTTGGTTCAGCGAATCACCACTGCCGGATCTATGTGGCGTGGGGAAACTGGCGCTGGCGGAGGCAGTACATAAAGAAGGCATCAAGGTCGTGCTTACAG GTGAGGGTGCCGATGAGCATTTCGGAGGTTACTCGTACTTGAGACTGGATGCCCTGGCTGAGCCAGATCCGTCCTGGCCAGCCGCGCAATTCCCTGAGTCAGAAAGGCTTCAAATGCATGAGAAGCTTTATCGCCAAGTTGACTCCTCTGGTTCTGTCGGACGGGTCGAGTCGGCCGAGCGCATGCTCAACGGCTCATTCTATGGTCAAGAAATGGCGTATTTCAACTTTCTACCCTTCGCATCCTGGACAGATCTCTACGCCTCCGTCCCTCCACACACTGCCCTTGCTGAAAGTTTCAGCGGTAGTACTCGCGACCGGATGATGAATAAATGGCATCTCCTGCACACATCAGAGTATATTTCGATCAAGACCTTCCTGTCAACCTTTATCCTTCGCAACGCGGGCGATAACGTGGACATGGTTCACCAGGTGGAGAGTAGACCTCCATTTCTGGATCATCGCGTTACCGAGTATGCCAACCAGATTCCTCCCAGTTTAAAGATGTCTGTCGACCCAGTCTCGAAGACGTTTCGCGACAAACACATTCTTCGTGAAGCAGTGAAGCCTTTCATTCCCGATGAGATATACTCTAGACCCAAAAGGTCCTACGCCGCACCAGTCCGCTATCCAAAGGATGGACCACTATGTCAGCTCTTCAACCAATTAGTGACTGAGGAGAATGTCAAGAAGCTTGGGTTTGTGGATTGGGGAAAAGCCAAAGGCAACCTACACAGAGCATTTGAAGGTTCTGATGACATGGCGTTTAGATTTACCCTTACCCTCGCTCAATTTGTGGTTCTGATGCAGAGATTTGGAGTAGCGACTTGCTGCCCGAGCCCAAATGCTCTTTCCTAA